In Deltaproteobacteria bacterium, a single window of DNA contains:
- a CDS encoding ATP-binding protein, with protein sequence MPFNAIPAADFLNRENELDYLQGLSALKEKALGGDVFLSGARGMGKTELLKQLYRPLFWEDQVTPFYYSFKTANLKGTYFARDYFTRFVRQYISCVKKDPSLADNAAEPLERLMPAISSLGLYWLSDCIEDFQKYVHNNDFYWQMVAAISAPVVAAQKSGKPVIVMLDDFDAALHLYETSLDDAHNLISLFAESMRNNRCPHVITGSAEALETIFSDHSLLGKTEKMRLGPLPEDLAKRLFRSHLANLKITCAPGVQLQFLDILKGNPLYIRNIAKAAAKMQKQELTEKDLIECYSFEVSAGETAFYWSSVFSRYVGNAAGRKAMLKLLMHAVENGGIADGERLAIVSGLGRTEAEAIIAVMEAAGIIHNQEAVLQDLIRCLYGQEIEGRDANYTREKIAEKYIAAREESCFELVIPMSSNAELVVAKAVEQIGVNINLDSEFLNYLQLALIEVCINAMEHSGSYEKKVFLKFITRSDKLEIIIESSGRQFSADSLPEVPVAEKLRLGVKRGWGLKLVYSIMDSVKIERVNDRTRVILTKEIKDKEVLK encoded by the coding sequence GTGCCGTTTAACGCCATTCCCGCAGCAGACTTTCTGAACAGGGAAAATGAGCTTGATTATCTGCAAGGCCTGTCCGCATTAAAGGAAAAAGCCCTGGGCGGCGACGTGTTCCTGTCAGGCGCCAGGGGGATGGGGAAGACTGAGCTTCTAAAACAGCTTTACCGCCCGCTCTTTTGGGAAGACCAGGTGACGCCATTTTACTATTCCTTCAAGACAGCGAACCTGAAGGGTACCTATTTTGCCAGGGACTATTTCACCAGATTTGTCAGACAATACATCTCCTGTGTAAAAAAGGACCCTTCCCTCGCCGACAATGCGGCTGAGCCGCTTGAGCGCCTTATGCCGGCGATATCTTCGCTCGGCTTATACTGGCTGAGCGATTGCATCGAAGATTTTCAGAAATATGTTCACAATAATGATTTTTACTGGCAGATGGTCGCTGCCATATCAGCCCCGGTTGTCGCCGCTCAAAAAAGCGGCAAGCCGGTTATCGTGATGCTGGACGACTTTGACGCGGCTTTACACCTCTATGAAACCAGCCTCGACGATGCGCACAATCTGATCAGCCTCTTCGCGGAATCAATGCGCAACAACCGCTGCCCGCACGTTATCACCGGCTCGGCGGAAGCGCTGGAGACTATTTTCAGCGACCATTCCCTCCTCGGGAAGACGGAAAAAATGCGCCTCGGTCCGCTTCCGGAAGACCTGGCCAAAAGGCTTTTCAGATCTCATCTTGCCAACCTGAAGATAACCTGCGCGCCGGGCGTGCAACTCCAGTTTTTGGATATATTGAAGGGAAACCCGCTTTATATCAGGAATATCGCCAAAGCTGCCGCAAAAATGCAGAAACAGGAGCTAACTGAAAAGGACCTGATCGAGTGTTACAGTTTTGAAGTTTCCGCCGGTGAAACCGCATTTTACTGGTCTTCCGTATTCAGCCGTTATGTCGGGAATGCGGCCGGAAGAAAGGCGATGCTTAAACTCCTCATGCACGCTGTTGAAAACGGGGGTATCGCCGACGGTGAAAGGCTCGCGATCGTATCCGGATTGGGCCGGACCGAAGCGGAAGCGATTATCGCCGTAATGGAGGCGGCAGGTATCATCCATAATCAGGAGGCGGTGCTCCAGGATCTCATCCGCTGTCTTTACGGGCAGGAAATAGAGGGCAGAGATGCCAACTATACCCGGGAAAAGATAGCAGAGAAATACATTGCGGCCCGGGAAGAATCATGCTTTGAGCTGGTGATTCCGATGAGTTCGAACGCAGAGCTCGTGGTTGCCAAGGCGGTGGAACAGATCGGCGTCAACATTAATCTCGATTCCGAGTTCCTGAATTATTTACAACTGGCGCTGATTGAGGTCTGCATCAATGCCATGGAACACAGCGGGAGTTACGAAAAAAAGGTCTTTCTTAAATTCATCACGAGATCAGACAAACTTGAGATAATAATAGAGAGCTCCGGCAGGCAGTTCTCTGCCGATTCGCTCCCGGAAGTTCCCGTGGCAGAGAAGCTGCGGCTGGGCGTGAAGAGGGGCTGGGGATTAAAACTTGTTTACTCGATTATGGACAGCGTAAAGATCGAGAGGGTAAACGATAGGACCAGAGTGATACTGACCAAAGAAATTAAAGACAAAGAGGTGCTTAAATGA
- a CDS encoding STAS domain-containing protein, producing the protein MKTMQFSVTSRLEGDTAVIYPKGYLNNLSGESMVIECGAYIDKGITKIVVNFSETDLINSIGISLLLQIIEDLRNIKGTICCTNMSKFLQDTFEMLGLIQYMRVFPVESDALKYLNTGKV; encoded by the coding sequence ATGAAAACGATGCAGTTCAGCGTTACGTCGAGACTCGAAGGAGACACTGCGGTCATTTACCCCAAGGGATACTTAAACAATCTCTCGGGCGAAAGTATGGTCATCGAATGCGGCGCTTACATTGACAAGGGAATAACGAAGATCGTGGTTAATTTCAGCGAAACAGATCTGATCAATTCCATCGGCATATCGCTCCTGCTGCAGATCATTGAAGATCTAAGGAATATCAAAGGCACGATTTGCTGTACGAACATGTCCAAGTTCCTCCAGGACACCTTCGAGATGCTCGGTCTTATCCAATATATGCGGGTTTTCCCGGTCGAGAGCGATGCCTTAAAATACCTGAACACTGGAAAAGTATGA
- a CDS encoding HD domain-containing protein has translation MSTELKKALYNISALVDLGEAITSVNDFQEKIQSTLYVITGTFLANKGAILSYDKATNRLTTLIQKGFAPADLARVNPEELISLGKNEPCVIGYDPVPTVAGAEILTPLWVRDDFIGVLLLSGKLTAGPYTLEELELINVIANQIAIVINNHALFMDLSDKLAENRRLYEEMRHIYHGTLQAFAAAIDAKDVYTQNHSHRVAKYSAAIARELGWNEHDIEGIYVAGYLHDVGKLAISNELLNKVTPFTPEEFAEIRKHSTLSHNITSKIKFPWKNVQDIVWHHHERLDGHGYPEELAEGSLSDGVRILTLADSFDAMTSQRPYRKRMSVQSALGELKRCLLSQFDNKIMLVFCKVLEKEIKGEQPEPDILPHLDSDSDLSVISSMLEAIIQELSTQRDLCTTT, from the coding sequence ATGAGCACAGAACTAAAAAAAGCGCTGTATAACATATCCGCCCTGGTAGATCTTGGGGAGGCCATAACGTCTGTAAATGATTTTCAGGAAAAGATACAGTCAACGCTTTATGTAATAACCGGCACATTTCTGGCGAACAAGGGCGCGATACTTTCTTATGACAAAGCGACAAACAGGCTAACTACTTTGATACAAAAGGGTTTCGCGCCGGCTGACCTGGCCCGCGTCAATCCCGAAGAGCTGATATCGCTCGGTAAAAACGAACCCTGCGTCATCGGCTATGACCCCGTCCCCACCGTTGCCGGGGCAGAGATACTGACTCCCCTTTGGGTAAGAGATGACTTTATCGGCGTTCTGCTGCTTTCGGGCAAGTTAACAGCCGGCCCTTATACCCTGGAAGAACTGGAACTGATCAATGTTATCGCCAACCAGATCGCGATCGTTATCAACAACCACGCCCTTTTCATGGATCTTTCGGACAAACTCGCTGAAAATCGCCGCCTCTACGAAGAGATGCGGCACATCTACCACGGCACGCTCCAGGCCTTTGCCGCAGCGATTGACGCCAAAGACGTTTATACGCAAAACCACTCCCACCGGGTCGCGAAATATTCAGCCGCCATTGCGCGGGAACTCGGCTGGAACGAGCACGATATAGAAGGCATCTACGTTGCCGGGTATCTCCACGACGTCGGCAAGTTGGCTATCAGTAACGAACTGTTGAACAAGGTAACACCCTTTACGCCGGAGGAATTTGCAGAAATAAGAAAACACTCAACCCTGTCCCACAACATCACGTCAAAGATAAAATTCCCCTGGAAGAACGTCCAGGATATAGTCTGGCACCACCACGAACGTCTCGACGGACACGGCTATCCAGAGGAGCTGGCGGAGGGTTCCCTGAGCGACGGAGTCAGAATTCTCACGCTTGCCGATTCGTTCGACGCGATGACTTCCCAGCGCCCCTACCGGAAAAGGATGTCTGTACAATCTGCCCTTGGTGAATTAAAAAGATGTCTGTTAAGTCAGTTTGACAACAAAATCATGCTCGTATTCTGCAAAGTTCTGGAGAAGGAAATAAAGGGCGAGCAGCCGGAGCCGGATATTCTGCCCCACCTTGACAGTGACTCGGACCTCTCGGTCATTTCCTCCATGCTGGAAGCGATCATACAGGAACTCTCGACGCAGCGAGACCTTTGCACAACCACATAA
- a CDS encoding AMP-binding protein, with protein MNYWNPYTETLPREKLDEIEFSYFQNIFSYAKNNSNLYRDKLQGIDVGDLKTREDIKKVPFTYKEELRKWQENVEPFPYGGLLGVPIEEVCTFRQTSGTTGKPVYVPETYESWQWRVESWCHILYMAGFRPRHRLFLPFGYNIYVAFWEAHYAAEKLGCEVIPGGALDTKGRINKIIELKANAMAGTPTYCLNIAQEAKEMGIDPKSLGIERILGAGEPLPEATRRRIEETYGCHCFDHIGSTETCGFAGMCEAKDGLHIIEPFFLVELLDRETLSKEVAEGEQGVIVITPLGRRSFPVLRFNTMDVAIKGPDSCSCGRTSRKLMEIVGRVDDIRKIRGVLFSPKTVEQLVRAEFPEIVEYEIVVTREDIMDEIALRIEFTPELSAAAAEESARRLTERHKIKTNLTCKVKIEAPGILPRFALKAKRFHDKREVIK; from the coding sequence ATGAACTACTGGAATCCTTACACGGAAACATTACCGAGAGAAAAACTGGATGAAATCGAGTTTTCCTATTTCCAGAATATTTTCTCCTATGCCAAGAACAATTCCAATCTCTACCGGGACAAATTGCAGGGGATTGACGTTGGCGATCTGAAAACAAGGGAGGATATCAAGAAGGTTCCCTTCACCTACAAGGAAGAGCTGAGGAAGTGGCAGGAGAACGTCGAGCCCTTCCCCTACGGCGGCCTCCTCGGCGTGCCGATTGAGGAGGTCTGCACCTTCCGGCAGACCAGCGGCACCACGGGGAAACCCGTTTATGTCCCGGAAACGTATGAAAGCTGGCAGTGGCGAGTTGAATCCTGGTGTCATATCCTCTATATGGCCGGTTTCCGGCCCCGGCACAGGCTTTTCCTGCCCTTTGGCTATAACATTTACGTCGCCTTCTGGGAGGCCCACTATGCCGCCGAAAAATTGGGGTGCGAAGTAATCCCGGGCGGCGCCCTCGATACCAAAGGCCGGATCAACAAGATCATTGAACTGAAGGCCAATGCCATGGCCGGTACGCCTACCTACTGTCTCAACATTGCCCAGGAAGCCAAGGAGATGGGCATTGACCCGAAATCCCTGGGGATCGAACGGATCCTGGGCGCCGGCGAACCGCTGCCCGAGGCGACGCGGCGGCGGATAGAGGAAACCTACGGCTGCCATTGTTTTGATCATATCGGCAGCACGGAGACCTGCGGCTTTGCGGGCATGTGCGAGGCCAAGGACGGCCTGCATATTATCGAGCCCTTTTTCCTCGTGGAGCTGCTCGACCGCGAGACACTCTCCAAAGAGGTGGCGGAGGGTGAGCAGGGCGTAATCGTGATCACGCCTCTCGGCCGGAGATCTTTCCCCGTCCTGCGCTTCAACACCATGGATGTGGCGATCAAGGGACCGGACAGTTGCAGTTGCGGCCGGACGTCGCGAAAGCTCATGGAGATTGTCGGCCGGGTGGATGATATCCGGAAGATCCGCGGCGTGCTGTTCTCTCCGAAGACCGTGGAGCAATTAGTGCGGGCGGAATTCCCGGAAATTGTCGAATATGAGATTGTGGTTACGCGGGAAGACATCATGGATGAGATTGCCTTGAGAATCGAATTTACTCCGGAACTGAGTGCGGCGGCGGCCGAAGAGTCGGCCCGGCGTCTGACGGAAAGACACAAAATCAAGACGAATCTTACCTGTAAAGTAAAGATCGAAGCTCCGGGGATCCTGCCGCGTTTTGCCCTGAAGGCCAAACGCTTCCATGATAAGAGAGAGGTTATAAAATGA
- a CDS encoding redoxin domain-containing protein, whose protein sequence is MAETVKKGRKVKDFNLKDQNGADFNLAGCQGKRVLLSFHPLAWTPICAQQMQSLEKSKKALDKLNTVAVGISIDSIPCKAAWAKSLKIKSTRLLADFWPHGALAKSLGILRVEGFSERANIILDETGKVKFVKVYPIRELPDMEEILTALKG, encoded by the coding sequence ATGGCTGAAACGGTGAAAAAAGGCAGGAAGGTGAAGGATTTCAATCTTAAGGACCAGAACGGGGCGGATTTTAATCTGGCCGGTTGCCAGGGGAAACGGGTGCTGCTCTCCTTTCATCCGCTGGCCTGGACGCCCATCTGCGCACAGCAGATGCAGTCCCTGGAGAAAAGCAAAAAGGCCCTGGACAAGCTCAACACCGTGGCCGTAGGCATCAGCATTGACAGCATTCCCTGCAAGGCAGCCTGGGCCAAAAGCCTGAAAATCAAAAGCACACGGCTCCTCGCCGATTTCTGGCCCCACGGGGCGCTGGCCAAATCCCTCGGAATTCTGCGGGTCGAAGGGTTTTCGGAAAGGGCCAACATCATCCTTGATGAAACGGGCAAGGTCAAGTTTGTTAAAGTATATCCGATCCGCGAGCTTCCCGATATGGAAGAAATCCTGACGGCCCTGAAGGGCTGA
- the murI gene encoding glutamate racemase, which produces MINHRPIGVFDSGIGGLTVVRALMERAPFENIVYFGDTARVPYGIKSVSTITSYALQITEFLLRQEVKLLVIACNTMAAVAREAVAALSPVPVLDVIDAGARSAVADPSARSLGVIGTPATINSNAYARAIYRYAPDVRIFSQACPLFVPLVEEGWLDHPVTRLTAQEYLAPVLAEHIDTLVLGCTHYPLLKATLRDVVGPDIRLVDSAEAMAAATASLLLETGLSNPDILPPDYRFYVTDVPLRFQAIGERFLGRALPNVELIKW; this is translated from the coding sequence ATGATCAATCATCGTCCTATTGGCGTATTCGATTCCGGCATCGGCGGTCTCACGGTCGTCCGGGCCCTGATGGAACGGGCGCCTTTTGAAAATATCGTTTATTTCGGCGATACTGCCCGCGTTCCCTACGGGATAAAGTCGGTGTCAACAATTACCAGTTACGCCCTGCAGATCACCGAGTTCCTGCTGCGGCAGGAGGTGAAACTGCTGGTTATTGCGTGCAATACGATGGCCGCCGTTGCCCGCGAGGCCGTGGCTGCCCTGTCGCCGGTGCCCGTGCTCGATGTGATTGATGCCGGCGCCCGGAGCGCCGTGGCAGATCCCAGCGCCCGGTCCCTGGGTGTCATCGGCACGCCGGCTACCATCAACAGCAACGCCTACGCCCGGGCCATTTACCGTTACGCGCCGGATGTCAGGATTTTTTCCCAGGCCTGCCCCCTGTTCGTGCCGCTGGTCGAAGAAGGCTGGCTGGATCATCCCGTGACGAGGCTGACGGCCCAGGAATACCTCGCCCCGGTGCTGGCGGAGCATATTGACACCCTGGTGCTGGGGTGCACGCATTATCCCCTGCTGAAGGCCACGCTCCGGGATGTTGTCGGACCGGATATCCGGCTCGTGGATTCCGCCGAGGCGATGGCCGCTGCCACCGCTTCCCTGCTCCTGGAAACAGGCCTGAGCAACCCTGACATCTTGCCGCCCGACTATCGGTTTTACGTGACCGATGTCCCGCTGCGCTTTCAGGCTATCGGGGAACGCTTCCTCGGGCGCGCCCTGCCGAACGTGGAACTGATCAAGTGGTGA
- the purD gene encoding phosphoribosylamine--glycine ligase: MKVLLIGNGAREHAIAEAILRSSHSPALFAYMKSNNPGIAALAERVKIGSYSDLQAIRDWAKASGAAFAVIGPEDPLQNGVVDVLAEVGIPSVGPTKDLARLETSKSFTRNLLAKYGIPGNPRFGNFSSAAGIEAFLDQMEDVVIKPDGLTGGKGVMVQGDHFSSRQEALAICRAILTEHPWVTIEEKMEGEEYSLQCLTDGKTVVATPPVQDHKRRFNDDKGPNTGGMGSYSCADHSLPFLKSKDIAAGLAITQQVADAVYRETGQRYRGVMYGGFMITKQGVQLLEYNARFGDPEAMNILPLLKTDFGDVCQAIIEGTLDKIKIEFAAQATVCKYIVPQEYGLPQGEQGIPAREEKIEIGPLSGARLYYSSVDSRADGLYMTASRAIGVVGIANELAEAEKIAETAANAIKGAVSHRSDIGTEALIEKRVRHIKEIRG, from the coding sequence ATGAAGGTACTCTTGATCGGAAACGGCGCGCGGGAGCATGCCATCGCTGAGGCAATCCTGCGTTCCTCTCATTCTCCCGCACTTTTCGCCTACATGAAGAGCAATAACCCCGGCATTGCCGCCCTGGCGGAAAGGGTAAAGATCGGCAGCTACAGTGACCTTCAGGCCATCCGGGACTGGGCAAAGGCCAGCGGCGCGGCTTTCGCGGTCATCGGCCCCGAAGATCCGCTGCAAAACGGCGTGGTTGACGTCCTTGCGGAAGTCGGCATCCCCTCCGTCGGTCCCACGAAAGACCTGGCGCGCCTCGAGACCTCCAAATCCTTCACGAGAAATCTGCTGGCCAAATATGGCATCCCGGGCAATCCCCGCTTCGGCAATTTTTCTTCCGCAGCCGGCATCGAGGCCTTTCTCGATCAAATGGAAGACGTCGTCATCAAGCCGGACGGCCTGACGGGCGGCAAGGGCGTGATGGTCCAGGGCGATCATTTCTCGTCCCGTCAGGAAGCCTTGGCCATCTGCCGCGCCATCCTGACCGAACACCCCTGGGTCACCATTGAAGAAAAAATGGAGGGCGAGGAATACTCCCTGCAATGTCTGACGGACGGAAAAACCGTAGTTGCCACGCCCCCGGTCCAGGATCACAAGCGGCGCTTCAACGACGACAAAGGCCCCAATACGGGCGGCATGGGCTCCTACTCCTGCGCCGATCACAGCCTGCCGTTTCTGAAATCGAAGGACATCGCGGCCGGGCTTGCCATCACGCAGCAGGTGGCAGACGCCGTTTACCGGGAAACCGGCCAGCGCTACCGGGGGGTTATGTACGGCGGCTTCATGATCACGAAGCAGGGCGTCCAACTCCTGGAATACAACGCCCGCTTCGGCGATCCCGAGGCCATGAATATCCTGCCGCTGTTGAAAACGGATTTTGGCGATGTTTGCCAAGCCATCATTGAGGGAACGCTGGACAAGATCAAAATTGAATTCGCCGCCCAGGCCACGGTCTGCAAATACATAGTTCCGCAAGAATACGGCCTGCCGCAGGGTGAGCAAGGCATCCCGGCGCGGGAGGAAAAAATTGAGATCGGCCCCCTGTCCGGCGCCCGACTGTATTATTCCTCCGTGGACAGCAGGGCCGATGGTTTGTATATGACCGCGTCGCGGGCCATCGGCGTCGTCGGCATCGCCAATGAACTTGCAGAAGCAGAAAAAATCGCAGAAACAGCAGCCAACGCTATCAAAGGGGCCGTCAGTCACCGTTCCGACATCGGCACCGAGGCGCTGATCGAAAAAAGGGTGAGGCATATCAAGGAAATACGGGGATGA
- the purH gene encoding bifunctional phosphoribosylaminoimidazolecarboxamide formyltransferase/IMP cyclohydrolase, with protein sequence MKLNEIKRALVSVTDKTGLLEFARGLSGFGVEILSTGGTAALLRKNGVSVTEVSDYTGFPEMMDGRLKTLHPKIHGGLLAIRTQEAHMASAEKEQIKMIDMVVVNLYRFEDTVARENCSLEEAVENIDIGGPTMLRAGAKNHHFVTVVTDPADYPRILAEMQERGGKVSAATNFALAVKTFQLTARYDGAISNYLGTISPDAPARTFPDTFTVQFAKAQDLRYGENPHQRAAFYKETDPDLSSLANARQLQGKELSYNNIMDGDAAWQMVLDFTLPTAVIIKHANPCGAATADDITAAYLKALQTDPVSAFGGIVALNRTVDGKTAAEVSKLFLEILIAPAFDAEAIKILSEKKNLRVLSIPSTCTKRAAGFDFRRVAGGLLIQDWNREDFLITQTHVVTKRTPTEAEYQGLDFAWRLVKHVKSNAIIYTTKDQLVGVGAGQMSRVDSVKIARMKANLPTQGCVLASDAFFPFRDGLDMAAEAGITAVVQPGESLRDAEVIKAADEHGMAMIFTGKRHFKH encoded by the coding sequence ATGAAACTAAATGAGATCAAAAGGGCGCTCGTCAGCGTCACCGACAAAACAGGCCTCCTGGAATTTGCCCGGGGATTGAGCGGATTCGGGGTGGAAATCCTGTCCACGGGAGGGACGGCGGCCCTGCTCCGAAAAAACGGCGTGTCCGTGACGGAGGTATCCGACTATACGGGATTTCCGGAGATGATGGACGGCCGCCTGAAGACGCTGCACCCGAAGATTCACGGCGGACTGCTGGCGATCCGGACCCAGGAAGCTCACATGGCGTCCGCTGAAAAAGAGCAGATCAAGATGATAGACATGGTGGTCGTCAACCTCTACCGCTTCGAGGACACGGTGGCGCGGGAAAACTGTTCCCTGGAGGAGGCCGTGGAGAATATTGATATCGGCGGCCCGACGATGCTGCGGGCAGGGGCCAAAAATCATCACTTCGTCACCGTCGTCACCGATCCCGCCGACTATCCGCGCATCCTGGCGGAGATGCAGGAGCGGGGCGGCAAAGTATCGGCCGCGACCAACTTCGCGCTCGCCGTCAAGACCTTCCAGCTCACGGCCAGGTATGACGGCGCCATCTCCAATTATCTGGGCACGATCAGCCCCGACGCCCCTGCCAGGACTTTTCCGGACACCTTCACCGTGCAGTTCGCCAAGGCCCAGGACCTGCGCTATGGCGAAAATCCGCACCAGCGGGCCGCCTTCTACAAAGAGACCGACCCTGACCTCTCCTCCCTGGCGAACGCCCGGCAGCTCCAGGGGAAGGAACTTTCCTACAACAATATCATGGACGGCGATGCGGCCTGGCAGATGGTTCTGGATTTCACGCTGCCCACCGCCGTGATCATCAAACATGCCAACCCCTGCGGCGCCGCGACGGCCGACGATATTACCGCCGCCTACCTCAAGGCGCTGCAAACCGACCCGGTCTCGGCCTTTGGCGGCATTGTGGCCCTGAATCGGACGGTGGATGGAAAGACGGCGGCCGAAGTCAGCAAACTCTTCCTGGAAATCCTCATCGCCCCGGCCTTCGACGCCGAGGCTATCAAAATACTGAGCGAGAAGAAGAACCTGCGCGTCCTTTCGATTCCTTCCACATGCACCAAAAGGGCAGCCGGGTTCGACTTCCGGCGCGTCGCGGGCGGGCTACTCATTCAGGATTGGAACCGGGAGGATTTTTTGATTACTCAGACGCATGTGGTCACCAAAAGGACTCCCACCGAAGCCGAATATCAGGGGCTGGATTTTGCCTGGCGCCTGGTGAAACACGTAAAGTCCAATGCCATCATCTATACGACGAAAGACCAGTTAGTGGGCGTCGGCGCCGGCCAGATGAGCCGCGTGGATTCGGTAAAGATCGCCCGCATGAAGGCGAACCTGCCTACGCAGGGATGCGTGCTGGCCTCCGACGCCTTTTTCCCGTTTCGCGACGGTCTGGACATGGCCGCCGAGGCCGGCATCACGGCCGTAGTCCAGCCCGGTGAATCGCTCCGGGACGCCGAAGTAATCAAGGCGGCCGACGAACACGGCATGGCCATGATCTTTACGGGAAAGCGACATTTTAAACATTAA
- the purE gene encoding 5-(carboxyamino)imidazole ribonucleotide mutase yields the protein MKPKVTPVVSVVMGSDSDLHIMQEAINILDAFGIPNELYLTSAHRAPERTTAYAGGAAARGVRIIIAGAGAAAHLAGVIASQTTLPVIGVPIDATSLRGLDALLSTLQMPGGIPVATMAIGKPGAMNAALMAVRILALTDKTLGKKLDAYVENMAGEVEKKGKAISPHARGGHDEG from the coding sequence ATGAAACCAAAAGTTACACCCGTAGTCAGCGTCGTTATGGGCAGTGATTCCGACCTGCACATCATGCAGGAAGCCATTAATATCCTTGACGCTTTCGGCATACCCAACGAATTATACCTTACCTCCGCCCACCGGGCGCCAGAGCGGACTACGGCCTATGCGGGCGGCGCGGCGGCACGGGGCGTCAGGATCATCATTGCCGGGGCCGGGGCGGCTGCTCACCTGGCCGGCGTTATCGCCTCGCAGACCACCCTGCCCGTGATCGGCGTGCCCATTGACGCAACCTCTCTCCGAGGCCTCGACGCCCTGCTTTCCACCCTGCAGATGCCGGGCGGGATACCGGTCGCGACCATGGCCATCGGCAAGCCGGGAGCAATGAATGCCGCCCTGATGGCGGTGCGCATCCTGGCGCTGACGGACAAAACCTTGGGCAAAAAACTGGACGCCTACGTGGAAAACATGGCTGGCGAGGTCGAAAAAAAGGGGAAAGCGATTAGCCCCCATGCCCGAGGCGGGCACGACGAAGGGTGA
- a CDS encoding L-threonylcarbamoyladenylate synthase, with protein sequence MKPEIFKIDADNPDPALIAKAVTILKNGGVIAFPTETFYGLGAHAGNAAAVERIFAIKGRSFSNPVSLIIGNDENLAELVQEVPPTAKILMQAFWPGALTLVFHASARINPRLTAGTGKIGIRVSSHPIAAALAKTLVFPITATSANLSGAAECSTAAEVMDRLGEKIAALIDGGRNQGGAGSTVLDMTTDPPAILREGIIPASMIYAVIGKQSY encoded by the coding sequence ATGAAGCCGGAAATTTTCAAAATAGACGCCGATAATCCTGATCCGGCGCTCATCGCCAAGGCGGTAACCATCCTGAAAAATGGCGGAGTCATCGCCTTTCCCACGGAGACGTTCTACGGGTTGGGGGCGCACGCCGGCAATGCCGCGGCAGTGGAAAGGATATTCGCCATCAAGGGCAGGTCTTTCAGCAATCCCGTCTCTCTCATTATCGGTAATGACGAAAACCTGGCGGAACTCGTCCAGGAGGTGCCCCCGACAGCGAAAATATTAATGCAAGCCTTCTGGCCCGGCGCGCTAACCTTGGTCTTTCACGCCTCTGCCCGCATCAACCCCCGTCTTACGGCGGGTACGGGCAAGATCGGCATCCGTGTTTCCAGCCACCCGATAGCCGCCGCCCTCGCCAAAACCCTGGTATTTCCGATTACGGCAACGAGCGCCAACCTGTCCGGCGCCGCGGAATGTTCCACCGCCGCAGAAGTGATGGATCGCCTCGGAGAAAAAATCGCCGCCCTGATTGACGGAGGTCGCAACCAGGGAGGCGCCGGTTCCACGGTCCTGGATATGACCACGGACCCACCGGCGATACTACGGGAAGGCATCATTCCGGCCTCTATGATCTATGCCGTGATCGGAAAACAGAGTTATTGA
- a CDS encoding OmpH family outer membrane protein: MKKISVWTIALMGFVIALPALAAPKETATKKDMTIKLGIIDTARIMRESKAAKNAQAIFLKDLEAKRGTLAAKDKEVRLLEEELKNPDTKLSAEERNSKNDQLVKEARELSRLKSDLEEELKKKDVALTQKLIGELRGIVNAFSRNENYTLILEKSGVVASDNAIDITDKIIQLYDGQKR, encoded by the coding sequence ATGAAAAAAATATCAGTATGGACAATCGCACTAATGGGGTTCGTCATCGCTTTGCCTGCTTTGGCAGCGCCCAAGGAGACAGCGACCAAAAAAGACATGACCATCAAGCTGGGTATCATTGATACGGCGAGGATCATGAGGGAATCGAAAGCCGCGAAGAACGCGCAGGCAATTTTTCTTAAAGACCTGGAGGCCAAGCGCGGCACACTCGCGGCCAAGGATAAAGAAGTCCGGCTGCTGGAAGAGGAGTTGAAAAACCCGGACACGAAACTGTCGGCCGAAGAAAGAAACAGCAAAAACGATCAACTGGTGAAAGAAGCTCGCGAATTAAGCCGGTTGAAAAGCGATCTGGAAGAGGAATTAAAGAAAAAGGACGTGGCGCTGACGCAAAAACTGATTGGAGAACTCCGCGGGATAGTGAACGCCTTTTCCAGGAATGAAAACTATACCCTGATCCTGGAGAAGAGCGGTGTCGTAGCGTCCGATAATGCCATAGATATAACGGACAAAATCATTCAACTCTATGACGGACAGAAAAGATAA